The following are encoded together in the Cynocephalus volans isolate mCynVol1 chromosome 4, mCynVol1.pri, whole genome shotgun sequence genome:
- the LOC134376771 gene encoding histone H2A type 3, with amino-acid sequence MSGRGKQGGKARAKAKSRSSRAGLQFPVGRVHRLLRKGNYSERVGAGAPVYLAAVLEYLTAEILELAGNAARDNKKTRIIPRHLQLAVRNDEELNKLLGRVTIAQGGVLPNIQAVLLPKKTESHHKAKGK; translated from the coding sequence ATGTCTGGCCGGGGGAAGCAGGGCGGCAAGGCGCGCGCCAAAGCGAAGTCGCGCTCTTCTCGGGCGGGATTGCAGTTCCCTGTGGGCCGCGTGCACCGGCTGCTCCGAAAGGGTAACTATTCGGAGCGCGTGGGCGCCGGCGCGCCAGTCTATCTCGCTGCCGTGCTCGAGTATCTGACGGCCGAGAttctggagctggcgggcaacgCTGCGCGCGACAACAAAAAGACGCGCATCATCCCGCGCCACCTGCAGTTGGCCGTCCGCAATGACGAGGAGCTCAACAAGCTGCTAGGCCGCGTGACTATCGCACAGGGCGGCGTCCTGCCCAACATCCAGGCTGTGCTGCTCCCCAAGAAGACGGAGAGCCACCACAAGGCCAAAGGCAAGTGA
- the LOC134376773 gene encoding histone H2B type 3-B encodes MPDPSKSAPAPKKGSKKAVTKVQKKDGKKRKRSRKESYSIYVYKVLKQVHPDTGISSKAMGIMNSFVNDIFERIASEASRLAHYNKRSTITSREVQTAVRLLLPGELAKHAVSEGTKAVTKYTSSK; translated from the coding sequence ATGCCTGATCCGTCCAAATCAGCTCCTGCTCCCAAGAAGGGCTCTAAAAAAGCCGTTACGAAGGTTCAGAAAAAGGACGGGAAGAAGCGCAAACGCAGCCGCAAAGAGAGCTACTCTATTTACGTGTACAAGGTGCTGAAGCAGGTGCACCCCGATACCGGCATTTCATCCAAGGCCATGGGCATCATGAACTCCTTCGTCAACGACATTTTCGAGCGCATCGCCAGCGAGGCCTCCCGCCTGGCACACTACAACAAGCGCTCGACCATCACGTCTCGCGAGGTGCAGACGGCCGTGCGCCTGCTGCTGCCCGGGGAGCTGGCCAAGCACGCCGTGTCCGAAGGCACGAAAGCCGTCACCAAGTACACCAGCTCCAAGTGA